A DNA window from Maribellus comscasis contains the following coding sequences:
- a CDS encoding TRAP transporter large permease, with amino-acid sequence MIFLIICMLLLLILGVRIAYALGISSLLYIILFTDISPMVIAQQISAGSDSIVLLALPFFLLAGEIMNAGGITHRLIRFAMSLIGNIRGGLSFVVVITNMIMAAVSGAAIASGAAVGSVMIKSMEEKGYNKGFAGAINAAAATIGPVIPPSVGFIIYASVSNASVGKLFIAGIIPGIILGLGMMIFCYILSIRHNFPAGEKRNWNEVILSFKSAIWSLLMPVIIIGGIMSGAVTATEAGVIAVVYGLIVGIFIHRDISIKTLPAIFTNTAKQTARIMIVIACASAFGWIISREIEPSLFVENVLSVAGQKWIFMFVIIIIIIALGTFMEGGSIMIILTPLILPILLTLGIDIVHFGVMFQLAIMLGLITPPVGILLFVISGAGNIEIKDIIMNIWPFYLVILIVIITCAIFPETTLWLINTLGNNIS; translated from the coding sequence ATGATATTTCTAATAATATGCATGTTGTTGTTACTAATACTTGGAGTAAGAATTGCCTATGCACTTGGTATCAGTTCTTTGCTTTACATCATACTCTTTACAGATATATCTCCAATGGTGATTGCACAACAAATATCAGCAGGCTCAGACTCAATCGTATTACTTGCTCTTCCATTTTTTTTATTGGCCGGAGAAATTATGAATGCAGGAGGAATTACACATCGTTTGATCAGATTTGCAATGTCATTAATTGGCAACATCAGAGGAGGTCTTTCATTTGTTGTTGTTATAACAAACATGATCATGGCAGCAGTATCAGGCGCTGCAATTGCGAGTGGGGCTGCTGTTGGTTCTGTTATGATTAAATCGATGGAAGAAAAAGGGTATAATAAAGGATTTGCAGGCGCAATAAATGCAGCGGCTGCTACCATTGGACCGGTGATCCCACCAAGTGTTGGTTTTATTATATATGCTTCTGTTTCAAATGCCTCAGTTGGGAAACTATTTATCGCAGGAATAATTCCAGGAATAATACTTGGTTTAGGAATGATGATATTTTGTTATATTCTATCGATCCGCCACAATTTCCCAGCAGGAGAAAAAAGGAACTGGAATGAAGTAATTTTAAGTTTTAAAAGTGCAATATGGTCATTGTTAATGCCGGTTATAATAATTGGGGGTATAATGTCCGGAGCCGTTACAGCTACTGAAGCAGGTGTAATTGCGGTTGTATATGGTTTAATCGTTGGTATATTTATACACAGGGATATTTCCATTAAAACTCTTCCGGCCATTTTTACCAATACCGCCAAACAAACCGCACGTATTATGATTGTGATAGCCTGCGCATCTGCTTTTGGCTGGATTATTTCCCGAGAAATTGAACCTAGTCTCTTTGTTGAAAATGTTTTGTCAGTTGCTGGTCAAAAATGGATTTTCATGTTTGTCATCATCATAATCATTATCGCATTGGGCACTTTCATGGAAGGTGGAAGTATAATGATAATATTAACACCTTTAATACTTCCAATATTATTAACGCTAGGTATTGATATAGTTCACTTTGGCGTAATGTTTCAGTTAGCCATCATGCTTGGATTAATAACTCCTCCGGTTGGTATACTATTATTTGTAATATCCGGTGCAGGAAATATAGAGATCAAAGACATAATTATGAATATTTGGCCGTTTTATTTGGTAATTCTGATAGTAATAATCACTTGTGCGAT